GTTCGGTTCTGTCTGAGCTGCGGTGGGTGGGGGTTGCTCGCGCGGTTCCCCGCGCCCCTTTCGGGGCGCGGTCCGGCCGGAGGCCGGGTTTTTGAGGGGCGCGGGGAACTGCGCAAGCAACCACGACGATGCCGTTGGATTAGTGGCGGTGGTGGCTGACTCGGGTCCGGCCGGAGGCCGGGTCTTTTGGGCGCGGGGAACTGGGCGGGCAGCCATCGCGCTGCCGTTGCGTCGTCTTCGGTGGTTGTCGGGTCGTTCCGGCCGGAGGCCGGGGGGCCGCGTATTGGTGCCGGAATTCACACGTTTGGGTGGCCCCCTTAGCCGACTGACTCCGGTGGGCGGCGTAGGGCGGGGCCGCCCAGTTCGACGGCGGTGCAGCGCCAGCGCTGGTCGCGGCCGAGTTCCAGGCGGAACGCCAGGGCGCTCAGACGCTCGCCCGCGCCGATGCGCGCGAAGGCCTCCACGGCGCCCTCCCGGGGCACGAAGAAGCCGATGTCGAGGACGACCGGGCGGCTCCCCCGGGCGCGCAGGGGCGAGCGTTCGGCCAGCCAGGCCAGGTCGTCGTAGGCCTGGCCCGCGGTGTGCCGCAGCATCCAGTGCACGGGGCGCTGGCCGCTCAGGACGGCGAGCAGCTTGTCGGCGAAGACGTCCGTGGGGCGCCCGGCACCGGGCGCGTCCGTGGTCCGGCGGGTGCCCGCTGGGGCAGGGGGCGGTCCCCCGGGCGCGGGCGATCCTGGAGTGGTCTGGGGGCCGGTCCGGGTGGTCGTGCGGACGGGCGTACCACCCGGGCGGCGCGTGTCGTGGCGGCCGGGCGGGCGGGTGCTGCCGCGGCGGCCCGGGCCGGTGAGCGCGGCGGCGGGACGGGCGCCGGCTCCGGCGCGGCGGTGGGCCGGCAGTCGTGTCATCACCTTGATCATCGGGTCCATGGGCGCTCCCCCGCTCCGCCACCCGGGTCTACCGGGCAGTAGCTTGTCTTGGGGATCTTGTACGAGGAGCCGGGCGGGTGCCGCAACCGGAGCGGGGGCGAGTGTCGGGCCCGGAAAGATTCACCTATCCGGGGGTAACGGCGGTGAGGGCCGCGGGGGGCGTGGTGGGATGGTGCGCCATCCGCGGGCGGCACGGGCTTCGGGATGCGGCTCACCGGCCGGCGGCTCGCCCACGTATCCTGTGGCCCGCTCCAGCAGGTCCCACGGCCCGTTCCGACAGGCCCCGGCCGGTTCTCTTGCAGGTGCCCCGAGGCGGGGTCCTGCGGGCCCCTGCCGGTCCCTTGCAGCGCCGGCGGGCTCCTGGTGGGCGGGCTCGGCAGCGACGACCGATGACCGATGACGACGAAAGCGGCCAGCATGCGTGTCTACGTCCCCCTGACCCTCCCCGGCCTGGCAGCGGCGCACAGGACGGGCGAGCTGGGGCCCGGGCCGCTGACCGCGTACGCGGTGACGCCCGCGCTGCGCGAGTGGTACCTCTCCGACGACATCGAGGAGCTGGAGTACGCGGCCCTGAACCGTGCTGCCGTCGCCTCCCTGCGCCTGCTGGCCACGCATCCGGGCACGCCCAGGCGCCGTGTGGTGGTGGCCGCGGACGTGCCGGACGGGGACGCCGTGGCCGATCCCGACCGCGGGCTCGACCCCGGGGCGCTGGGCGAGGTGCGGATCGCGAAGCCGGTGGGGATGGACCGGGCGGCGGCGGTGCACGTGGACGGCGACGAGGCCGAGCACGACGTCACCGCGGCGGCCGAGGCGCTGGGGGCGGCCGATCTGGGGGACGACGACGCGCAGTTCACCGTCGACGGGGCCGAGGACCACGATCTGCTGTGGTACGCGACCCAGGAGATCCCCAATCTGATCGCGGTGGAGTCGGACTAGAGGGCTCGCCTCGGGAGAAGGCGGTGGGGCCTCGCCCGGGGCGTCGGGTGCCCCGGGACAGCGCGGTCCCGGGGGACTGTCAGTGGTGCGGGGTAGCTTTTCCGGCATGGGATCGGATGCTGCGCACATCGTCTGGGACTGGAACGGCACGCTGTTCCACGACATCGACGCGGTGATGGGGGCCACGAACGCCGCGTTCGCCGAGATCGGGCTCGCGCCCATCACGCTGGAGACCTACCGCGAGCTGTACTGCGTGCCCGTGCCGAAGTTCTACGAGCGGTTGATAGGGCGGCTGCCCAGCGACGCGGAGTGGCTGGTCATGGACGCCGCCTTCCACCGCCACTACCGGCTGCACCGGGTGCGCTGCGGCCTCGCGGAGGGGGCGCAGGCGCTGCTCGCCCAGTGGCAGTCGGCGGGGCACAGCCAGTCGATCCTGAGCCTGTACATGCACGAGGAGCTGGTGCCGCTGGTGCGCGACTTCGGCATCGAGGCGCACTTCATACGCGTCGACGGGCGCACGGGGCCCTCGGGCGGGACGAAGGCGGAGCACATGGTCCGGCACCTTGCCGCGATGGCGGGTGCCGGGGTCGATCCGGGTCGTGCCGTGGTGATCGGGGACGCCCTTGACGACGCGGTCGCCGCGCAGCATGTGGGGGCGCATGCGGTGCTCTACACCGGGGGGTCGCACAGTCGGGCCGCGCTGGAGGCGGAGTCGGGGGGTGCGCCTGTGGTCGACACGCTTGCGGAGGCGGTGGAGGTGGCGGGGGGTCTCGTGCGGTAGGCCTCCGGCGGCCCGCTTTTTCGTGTGCGGGAATCACTCTTTCGGGGAGGGGGCGGGGTCGGTGCCCCCTGCGCCCCCTTGGGCCTGCGCCCCCTTGGGCCTGCGGCCATCCAGCCCCCGGGCGGCCTCGTCAGCAGTCGTCTGTCCGGTGGCCGGGAGCGGTCGAGGGTGCCCCTCGGGTGTGTGGCGGTCTGGCGGTTTCGTCGTGGCTGGTCGCGCAGTTCCCCGCGCCCCTTTTGGGCCTGCGGCCCTTTTCGGGCCTGCGGCCCCCGCCGCACGCGGTGGGACGAGCCGGCATGGGGGTGGCCCCCTCGGGTGTGTGGCGGTCTGGCGGTTTCGCCGTGGCTGGTCGCGCAGTTCCCCGCGCCCCCTTATGGGCCTGCGGCCCACTTGGGCCCGCGCCCCCTTCGGGCCCGCGGCCCATCCGGCGCCCGACGCCCCGTGTTCGGGGTTGAGCGATCGATTTCGGCCAACCTAAGGTCCCCTGGACGGAGTAACCCGGGGCGTTCCGCCTGTGAGGGTGGTGGGGCGGCTCGTGCTGCTGGATCCATTGCACAGTGGCCAGGGGGACCGCACTCGCGCATAGTGCCAAGTTCCGGCCACCGTTTTGTGTAGCCCTGGCCGATGACACCCTCGCCGCGGAGAGGGGTAGCGTGGTCCTGTGATCAGCGCGATATGTCGCGGGGGCGTCGCCCCTGCTCCGCGCCCGGAGAGTACGGGAACACACCGTCGCCGGGCCCTCGCTGGTCGACTCGTATGGGGCCCGGCCGTGGAAAACGCAGGAAAAGCCCCGCTCACCTCTCATCGCCGCCTAACGTCGAATGGGAGCGGAAACCCCGCGGCGCGGCGTTACCTTTCATCACTTTACGTCACGCAACGGTGCGCGACAGGAGCTAGAGGACAATGCAGACCAAGCTGGACGAAGCAAAAGCCGAGTTGCTCGCGCGAGCCGCTCGGGTAGCTGAGAACAGCCCGGCAGGGGGGCACCTTCCGACCGGGACCGGGACGACGGGTGGACCGGGCGCTCCGGACCAGGACGCTGTGCTCGCGTTCCTCCAGCGCTACTACCTGCACACCGCCGCCGAGGACCTGGCGGACCGCGATCCGGTCGACGTCTTCGGTGCCGCCTTCTCCCACTACCGATTGGCTGAAAACCGTCCGCAAGGTACGGCAAATGTCCGGGTTCACACGCCGACCGTCGAGGAGAACGGCTGGACGTGCAGCCACTCGGTGGTCGAGGTGGTCACGGACGACATGCCCTTCCTGGTCGATTCCGTCACCAACGAGCTGTCCCGCCAGAGCCGCGGTATCCACCTGGTGATCCACCCCCAGGTGGTGGTGCGCCGCGACATCACCGGCAAGCTCCTGGACGTCCTGCCCGCCGAGGAGCCCCAGCCGTCGGGCAAGCCCGATCTGCCGCACGACGCTCTCACGGAGAGCTGGATCCATGTGGAGATCGATCGCGAGACCGACCGCGGTGACCTGAAGCAGATCACCGAGGATCTGCTGCGCGTGCTCTCCGACGCCCGCGAGGCCGTCGAGGACTGGGAGAAGATGCGCGACGCGGCGCTGCGGATCGCCGACGGCCTCGCCACCGAGCCCACCCCGACCGACCTCCCCGACGAGGAGATCGAGGAGGCCCGCGAGCTGCTCCGGTGGCTCTCCTCGGACCACTTCACGTTCCTCGGCTACCGCGAGTACGACCTGCGCGGCGACGACGCGCTGGCCGCCGTCCCCGGCACGGGCCTCGGAATCCTCCGCTCCGACCCGCAGCACGACACGGACGAGGACCATCCGGTCAGCCCGTCCTTCAGCCGGCTGCCCGCCGACGCCCGCGCCAAGGCCCGCGAGCACAGGCTGCTCATCCTCACCAAGGCCAACAGCCGCGCCACGGTGCACCGCCGCTCGTACCTGGACTACGTGGGCGTCAAGAAGTTCGACTCGGACGGCAACGTCATCGGGGAGCGGCGCTTCCTCGGCCTGTTCTCCTCCGCGGCGTACACCGAGTCCGTGCGCCGGGTGCCGGTGGTCCGGCGCAAGGTGCAGGCCGTGCTGCGCGGCGCCGGGTTCTCGCCCAGCAGCCACGACGGCCGCGACCTGTTGCAGATCCTGGAGACGTACCCCAGGGACGAGCTCTTCCAGACCCCGGCCGACGAGCTCCAGGCCATCGTCACCAGCGTGCTCTACCTCCAGGAGCGGCGCCGCCTGCGGCTCTACCTCCGCAAGGACGAGTACGGCCGCTACTACTCGGCCCTGGTCTACCTGCCCCGCGACCGGTACACCACCGGCGTCCGGCTGCGCATCGTGGACATCCTCAAGGACGAGCTGCGCGGCGACAGCGTCGACTTCACCGCCTGGAACACCGAGTCGATCCTCTCCCGGCTGCACTTCGTCGTCCGCGTCGCGTCCGGCACCGAGCTGCCGCAGCTCAGCGACGGCGACCGGGACCGCATCGAGGCCCGTCTCGTGGAGGCCGCGCGGAGCTGGGACGACGGGTTCAGCGAGGCGCTGAACGCCGAGTGCGGCGAGGAGCGGGCCGCCGAGCTGCTCCGCCGCTACCAGGGCGCGTTCCCCGAGGGCTACAAGGCCGACCACACTCCCCGCGCGGCGGTCGCCGACCTCGTCCACCTGGAGAAGCTGAACGGCCAGAAGGGCGCCGGCGGCAAGCGCCGTGGGCGCGTGCAGGACTTCGCGCTCTCCCTCTACGAGCCGGTGGGCGCCGCTCCCGACGAGCGCCGCTTCAAGATCTACCGGACCGGCGGCCAGGTCTCGCTCTCCTCGGTGCTGCCGGTGCTCAGCCGGCTGGGCGTGGAGGTCACCGACGAGCGCCCCTACGAGCTGCGGTGCACCGACCGCGAGGCCGCGTGGATCTACGACTTCGGCCTGAGGATGCCCAAGCCGACCGGCACCGCGGGCGACTACCTGGGTGACGACGCGCGCGAGCGGTTCCAGGAGGCCTTCGCGGCCGTGTGGACCGGGCAGGCGGAGAACGACGGCTTCAACGCCCTGGTGCTCGGCGCGGGCCTGAACTGGCGCGAGGCGATGGTGCTGCGCGCCTACGCCAAGTACCTGCGCCAGGCCGGCTCCACGTTCAGCCAGGACTACATGGAGGACACCCTCCGCACCAACGTGCACACCACCCGGCTGCTCGTCTCCCTCTTCGAGGCGCGGATGGCGCCCGAGCGGCAGCGCGCCGGGACCGAGCTGATCGACGGCCTGCTGGAGGAGGTGCAGGGCGCCCTCGACCAGGTGGCCAGCCTCGACGAGGACCGGATCCTGCGGTCCTTCCTCACCGTCATCAAGGCCACCCTGCGCACCAACTTCTTCCAGAGCGCGGACGGCGGGGGTGAGAAGGACGGCGAGGAAGGCGGAGCCGCGGGCCGGCCGCACGGCTACGTCTCCATGAAGTTCGACCCGCAGGCCATCCCCGACCTGCCGGCGCCCCGGCCGGCGTACGAGATCTGGGTGTACTCGCCCCGGGTCGAGGGAGTCCACCTCAGGTTCGGGAAGGTCGCGCGCGGCGGCCTGCGCTGGTCGGACCGGAAGGAGGACTTCCGTACGGAGATCCTCGGCCTGGTCAAGGCGCAGATGGTGAAGAACACCGTGATCGTGCCGGTGGGCGCCAAGGGCGGCTTCGTCGCCAAGCAGCTCCCGGACCCGTCGGTGGACCGCGAGGCCTGGCTCGCCGAGGGCATCGCCTGCTACCGGACCTTCATCTCCGCGCTGCTCGACATCACCGACAACCTCGTGGCCGGCGACGTGGTGCCGCCGGACGACGTCGTCCGGCACGACGAGGACGACACCTACCTGGTCGTCGCCGCCGACAAGGGCACCGCCACGTTCTCCGACATCGCCAACGAGGTCGCGCAGGAGTACAACTTCTGGCTGGGCGACGCGTTCGCCTCCGGCGGCTCCGCCGGGTACGACCACAAGGGCATGGGCATCACCGCCCGGGGCGCCTGGGAGTCCGTGAAGCGGCACTTCCGTGAGCTGGGCCACGACACGCAGACGGAGGAGTTCACCGTCGTCGGCGTCGGCGACATGTCCGGTGACGTCTTCGGCAACGGCATGCTGCTCAGCGAGCACGTCCGCCTCGTCGCGGCCTTCGACCACCGGCACATCTTCATCGACCCGGTCCCCGACGCGGCCACCTCGTACGCGGAGCGGCGCCGGCTCTTCGAGCTGCCCCGCAGCTCCTGGGCCGACTACGACAAGGAGCTGCTGTCGGCCGGCGGCGGGATCTTCCCGCGCACCGCCAAGTCCATCCAGCTCAACGCCCACATCCGCGAGGCGCTCGGCATCGAGGGCAACGCCGTCAAGATGACCCCGGCCGACCTGATGCGCACCATCCTCAAGGCCCCGGTCGACCTCCTGTGGAACGGCGGCATCGGCACCTACGTCAAGGCCGGCAGCGAGTCCCACGCGGACGTCGGCGACAAGGCGAACGACGCGATCCGGGTGGACGGCGCCGATCTGCGCGTCCGGGTCGTCGGCGAGGGCGGCAACCTCGGCCTCACCCAGCTCGGCCGGATCGAGTTCGCCGACCGCGGCGGCCGGGTCAACACCGACGCGATCGACAACAGCGCCGGCGTGGACACCTCCGACCACGAGGTGAACATCAAGATCCTGCTCAACGCGGTGGTGGCCAACGGCGACCTGACCGTGAAGCAGCGCAACAAGCTGCTCGCCGAGATGACCGACGAGGTCGGCTCCCTGGTGCTGCGGAACAACTACGCGCAGAACATCGCGCTGGCCAACTCCGTCGCCCAGGCGCCCTCGCTCCTCCACGCCCAGCAGCGCTTCATGCGCCGCCTGGCCCGCGAGGGCCACCTGGACCGCGCCCTGGAGTTCCTGCCCAGCGACCGCCAGATCAAGGAGCGGCTGAACGCCGGCCGCGGCCTGAGCCAGCCCGAGCTGGCCGTGCTCCTCGCCTACACGAAGATCACGGCCGCCGACGAGATCATCGGCACCAGCCTGCCGGACGACCCGCACCTCCAGCGCCTGCTGCACGCGTACTTCCCGCAGGCCGTGCGCGAACGGTACGAGGAGCAGATCGACGCCCACGCGCTGCGCCGCGAGATCATCACGACGCTGCTGATCAACGACACCGTGAACACCGGTGGCACCTCGTTCCTGCACCGGCTGCGCGAGGAGACCGGGGCGAGCATGGAGGAGATCATCCGGGCGCAGCTCACGGCCCGGGAGATCTTCAACCTGGCCACCGTCTGGGACGCGGTGGAGGACCTCGACAACGTGGTCGCCGCCGGCGTGCAGACCCGGATCAGGCTGCACTCGCGGCGCCTCGTCGAGCGCGGCACCCGCTGGCTGCTCAACAACAGGCCGCAGCCGTTGCAGCTCACCGAGACGGTCGAGTTCTTCGGCGAGGGTGTCAGCCGCGTCTGGGGCGAGCTGCCGAAGCTGCTGCGCGGCAGCGACGCCGAGTGGTTCCAGTCGCTCAACGACGAGCTGGCCGGGGCGGGCGTCCCCGGGGAGCTGGCCGAGCGGGTGGCCGGGTTCTCGTCGGCGTTCCCGACGCTGGACATCGTCGCCATCGCCGACCGGATGCACAAGGACCCGCTGGAGGTCGCCGAGATCTACTACGACCTCGGGGACCGGCTGAACATCGCCCGGTTGATGGACCGCGTCACCGAGCTGCCGCGCACCGACCGCTGGCAGTCCATGGCGCGTGCCTCCATCCGCGAGGACCTGAACGCGGCGCACGCCGCCCTCACGGCGGATGTGCTCGCGGTCGGGGACGGCCTTGCGACGCCCGAGCAGCGCTTCAAGGCGTGGGAGCAGAAGAACGCGGCGATCCTCGGGCGGGCCCGGGCCACGCTGGAGGAGATCCAGGGGTCGGACTCGTTCGACCTGGCGAACCTGTCGGTGGCGATGCGGACGATGCGGACGCTGCTGCGGACGCACCACTGACCGGTACTACGCGTACGGCGCCCCTTCGGGGGCGTCGGGCCGGTTCCGTTAGGGGCGCGGGGAAGGCGACCTTGCAGGTCGTCACCGGCCGGAAGTGGTGGTTTCGGCCGTGTCCGGACCATCGGCCGGTGGGGCTTGCCCGCGCAGTTCCCCGCGCCCCTTTCAGGTCGGGGCTGCGCCCCGTACCCGTTCCGGCGGGGCGGTTTCGGTCGTGTCCGGACCATCAGTCCGTAGGTGGTGCTCGCGCAGTTCCCCGCGCCCCGCAAGGGGCGCGGGGAACTGCGCGAGCAACCACGACGAGACGAGTCAGGACGCCACCGTCCGAAAGGGGCTGTCTCTGTCGTGCCCGGGCCGGGCGCCGGGCGCCCACCTCCGGTGGGTGACCGGCGCCCGGCGCTTTTTTCGGCTCTCCGCCGGGGCCCTACTTCTTCGTGAACGCCTCGTACTCCTTGATGACGTCCGCCGTCGGCCCGTCCATCCTCAGCTCGCCGCGCTCCAGCCACAGCACCCGTTCGCAGGTGTCGCGGATGGAGTTGTTGTTGTGGCTGACGAGGAAGACCGTGCCGGCCTCGGCGCGCAGTTCGCGGATGCGGGCCTCCGAGCGGCGCTGGAACGAGCGGTCGCCGGTGGCGAGGGCCTCGTCGATGAGGAGGACGTCGTGGTCCTTGGCCGCGGCGATCGAGAACCGCAGCCGGGCCGCCATACCGGACGAGTAGGTCCGCATCGGGAGGGTGATGAAGTCGCCCTTCTCGTTGATCCCGGAGAAGTCGACTATCCCCTGGTACCGCTCCTTGATCTGCGCACGGGACATGCCCATGGCGAGACCGCCGAGGTAGACGTTCCGCTCGCCCGTCAGGTCGTTCATCAGGGCCGCGTTCACGCCGAGCAGCGAGGGCTGGCCGTTGGTGAAGATCTGGCCGTTCTCCACGGGCAGCAGCCCGGCGATGGCCTTGAGCAGGGTCGACTTGCCGGAGCCGTTGGTTCCGATGAGGCCGATCGCCTCGCCCTTGTAGGCGGTGAACGAGACCTTCTTGACCGCGTGCACGGTCCGCACGCCCGACGCCTTCGCCGTGGAGCCCGGCCGCAGGATCCGGCGGAGCGCGGCGGGGGCGCCGCCCCGGCCGCCCTTGGTGCCGTTGACGCGGTAGACGATGTCGACGTCGTCGACGATCACTGTGGGGGCGGGGCCGTCGCCGGGCGCGCCGCCCTGCCCCTCGCTGCCGGTGTGGGTCATCGTGTCAGCCACGGCCGTACGTCTCCTCCGCCTGCCAGAAAAAGATGAACCCGCCGACTCCGGCGACCAGCGCCCAGCCCACGGCCAGCGCCCAGACGTGGGGCGGCAGCTGGTCGGCGTGGAAGCTGTCGATGAGCGAGAAGCGCATCAGGTCGATGTAGACGGCGGCCGGGTTGGCCTGGAGCAGCAGCTTGACGAACCCCGGGACGCTGCGGCCGTCGAGCAGCTTGTTGATGCTCCACATCACGCCGGACATGTACATCCAGGTGCGCAGCACGAACGGCATGAGCTGCGAGAGGTCCGGCGTGTT
The nucleotide sequence above comes from Streptomyces sp. TS71-3. Encoded proteins:
- a CDS encoding ABC transporter ATP-binding protein, whose amino-acid sequence is MTHTGSEGQGGAPGDGPAPTVIVDDVDIVYRVNGTKGGRGGAPAALRRILRPGSTAKASGVRTVHAVKKVSFTAYKGEAIGLIGTNGSGKSTLLKAIAGLLPVENGQIFTNGQPSLLGVNAALMNDLTGERNVYLGGLAMGMSRAQIKERYQGIVDFSGINEKGDFITLPMRTYSSGMAARLRFSIAAAKDHDVLLIDEALATGDRSFQRRSEARIRELRAEAGTVFLVSHNNNSIRDTCERVLWLERGELRMDGPTADVIKEYEAFTKK
- a CDS encoding HAD family hydrolase, which encodes MGSDAAHIVWDWNGTLFHDIDAVMGATNAAFAEIGLAPITLETYRELYCVPVPKFYERLIGRLPSDAEWLVMDAAFHRHYRLHRVRCGLAEGAQALLAQWQSAGHSQSILSLYMHEELVPLVRDFGIEAHFIRVDGRTGPSGGTKAEHMVRHLAAMAGAGVDPGRAVVIGDALDDAVAAQHVGAHAVLYTGGSHSRAALEAESGGAPVVDTLAEAVEVAGGLVR
- a CDS encoding NAD-glutamate dehydrogenase — its product is MQTKLDEAKAELLARAARVAENSPAGGHLPTGTGTTGGPGAPDQDAVLAFLQRYYLHTAAEDLADRDPVDVFGAAFSHYRLAENRPQGTANVRVHTPTVEENGWTCSHSVVEVVTDDMPFLVDSVTNELSRQSRGIHLVIHPQVVVRRDITGKLLDVLPAEEPQPSGKPDLPHDALTESWIHVEIDRETDRGDLKQITEDLLRVLSDAREAVEDWEKMRDAALRIADGLATEPTPTDLPDEEIEEARELLRWLSSDHFTFLGYREYDLRGDDALAAVPGTGLGILRSDPQHDTDEDHPVSPSFSRLPADARAKAREHRLLILTKANSRATVHRRSYLDYVGVKKFDSDGNVIGERRFLGLFSSAAYTESVRRVPVVRRKVQAVLRGAGFSPSSHDGRDLLQILETYPRDELFQTPADELQAIVTSVLYLQERRRLRLYLRKDEYGRYYSALVYLPRDRYTTGVRLRIVDILKDELRGDSVDFTAWNTESILSRLHFVVRVASGTELPQLSDGDRDRIEARLVEAARSWDDGFSEALNAECGEERAAELLRRYQGAFPEGYKADHTPRAAVADLVHLEKLNGQKGAGGKRRGRVQDFALSLYEPVGAAPDERRFKIYRTGGQVSLSSVLPVLSRLGVEVTDERPYELRCTDREAAWIYDFGLRMPKPTGTAGDYLGDDARERFQEAFAAVWTGQAENDGFNALVLGAGLNWREAMVLRAYAKYLRQAGSTFSQDYMEDTLRTNVHTTRLLVSLFEARMAPERQRAGTELIDGLLEEVQGALDQVASLDEDRILRSFLTVIKATLRTNFFQSADGGGEKDGEEGGAAGRPHGYVSMKFDPQAIPDLPAPRPAYEIWVYSPRVEGVHLRFGKVARGGLRWSDRKEDFRTEILGLVKAQMVKNTVIVPVGAKGGFVAKQLPDPSVDREAWLAEGIACYRTFISALLDITDNLVAGDVVPPDDVVRHDEDDTYLVVAADKGTATFSDIANEVAQEYNFWLGDAFASGGSAGYDHKGMGITARGAWESVKRHFRELGHDTQTEEFTVVGVGDMSGDVFGNGMLLSEHVRLVAAFDHRHIFIDPVPDAATSYAERRRLFELPRSSWADYDKELLSAGGGIFPRTAKSIQLNAHIREALGIEGNAVKMTPADLMRTILKAPVDLLWNGGIGTYVKAGSESHADVGDKANDAIRVDGADLRVRVVGEGGNLGLTQLGRIEFADRGGRVNTDAIDNSAGVDTSDHEVNIKILLNAVVANGDLTVKQRNKLLAEMTDEVGSLVLRNNYAQNIALANSVAQAPSLLHAQQRFMRRLAREGHLDRALEFLPSDRQIKERLNAGRGLSQPELAVLLAYTKITAADEIIGTSLPDDPHLQRLLHAYFPQAVRERYEEQIDAHALRREIITTLLINDTVNTGGTSFLHRLREETGASMEEIIRAQLTAREIFNLATVWDAVEDLDNVVAAGVQTRIRLHSRRLVERGTRWLLNNRPQPLQLTETVEFFGEGVSRVWGELPKLLRGSDAEWFQSLNDELAGAGVPGELAERVAGFSSAFPTLDIVAIADRMHKDPLEVAEIYYDLGDRLNIARLMDRVTELPRTDRWQSMARASIREDLNAAHAALTADVLAVGDGLATPEQRFKAWEQKNAAILGRARATLEEIQGSDSFDLANLSVAMRTMRTLLRTHH
- a CDS encoding Rv3235 family protein, whose product is MIKVMTRLPAHRRAGAGARPAAALTGPGRRGSTRPPGRHDTRRPGGTPVRTTTRTGPQTTPGSPAPGGPPPAPAGTRRTTDAPGAGRPTDVFADKLLAVLSGQRPVHWMLRHTAGQAYDDLAWLAERSPLRARGSRPVVLDIGFFVPREGAVEAFARIGAGERLSALAFRLELGRDQRWRCTAVELGGPALRRPPESVG